In Alosa sapidissima isolate fAloSap1 chromosome 4, fAloSap1.pri, whole genome shotgun sequence, the following are encoded in one genomic region:
- the nmur3 gene encoding neuromedin-U receptor 2 isoform X1, producing the protein MVPQTSSQHSIALHSLPLTQNTMSTSRTEDFFLNMSGLNSSLYSNTSGNDSVPDPPLEEIMLQYLGPRRSPFFLPVALTYLLIFIVGVGGNLLTCTVIAKHRKMRTPTNLYLFSLAVSDLLVLILGMPLETYELWQNYPFPFGEGGCLFKVFLFEMVCFASVLNVTALSVERYVAVVHPLRTRYTVTTRHVQRVITAVWLAALLCALPNTSLHGIYYLELDSGPVPESATCHMLKPLWIYNLVIQVTTISFYFIPMTVISVLYMVIGVRLGQDQRSRGSGGDSGKNGGSEVSWTIHVEGGKRRQITKMLFVVVVVFAICWAPFHIDRLLWSFTTHWTDYMHGVYEYVHILSGVLFYLSSAVNPIIYNMLSSRFRERFRELVCHKGGGATAASRNSSPPISKVLKSASCSTHVSSSGRRSRARDTASTSGWEHEDETTFM; encoded by the exons gtGCCCCAGACA AGCTCCCAGCATTCAATCGCCCTCCATTCACTGCCTTTAACCCAGAACACTATGTCCACCAGCCGCACTGAGGATTTCTTTCTGAACATGTCAGGACTCAACAGCAGTCTTTACAGCAACACCTCGGGGAACGACAGCGTGCCTGACCCTCCGCTGGAGGAGATCATGCTCCAATATCTGGGGCCACGACGGTCGCCCTTCTTCCTCCCGGTGGCCCTCACCTACCTGCTGATCTTCATTGTGGGAGTCGGGGGCAACCTGCTCACCTGCACGGTGATCGCCAAGCACCGCAAGATGCGCACGCCCACCAACCTGTACCTGTTCAGCCTGGCGGTGTCGGACCTACTGGTGCTGATCCTGGGCATGCCGCTGGAGACGTACGAGCTGTGGCAGAACTACCCGTTCCCTTTCGGTGAGGGTGGCTGCCTCTTCAAGGTGTTCCTCTTCGAGATGGTCTGCTTCGCCTCGGTGCTCAACGTGACGGCGCTGAGCGTGGAGCGCTACGTGGCGGTGGTGCATCCGCTGCGCACGCGCTACACCGTCACCACTCGCCATGTCCAGCGCGTCATCACGGCTGTGTGGCTGGCCGCCCTGCTCTGCGCCCTGCCCAATACCTCGCTGCACGGCATCTACTACCTGGAACTGGACAGCGGACCTGTCCCCGAGTCGGCCACCTGCCACATGCTCAAGCCCCTCTGGATCTACAACCTGGTCATCCAGGTGACCACCATCTCGTTCTACTTCATACCCATGACGGTGATCAGTGTGCTGTACATGGTGATCGGCGTGCGGCTGGGCCAGGACCAGAGGTCGCGGGGGAGTGGTGGCGACTCGGGGAAGAATGGCGGCTCTGAGGTCAGCTGGACCATCCAcgtggagggagggaagaggcgGCAGATCACTAAGATGCTCT ttgtagtggtggtggtatTTGCCATTTGCTGGGCCCCCTTCCACATTGACCGGCTTCTGTGGAGCTTCACCACGCACTGGACGGACTACATGCACGGCGTCTACGAGTATGTGCACATCCTGTCGGGCGTGCTCTTCTACCTGAGCTCGGCCGTCAACCCCATCATCTACAACATGCTCTCCAGCCGTTTCCGCGAGCGTTTCCGCGAGCTCGTCTGCCACAAGGGCGGCGGCGCCACAGCGGCCTCACGCAACAGCTCGCCGCCCATCTCCAAGGTCCTCAAGAGTGCGTCCTGCTCCACACACGTGTCCAGCAGTGGACGCCGGAGCCGAGCCCGTGACACGGCCTCCACCAGCGGCTGGGAGCACGAGGACGAGACCACCTTCATGTGA
- the nmur3 gene encoding neuromedin-U receptor 1 isoform X2, with the protein MSTSRTEDFFLNMSGLNSSLYSNTSGNDSVPDPPLEEIMLQYLGPRRSPFFLPVALTYLLIFIVGVGGNLLTCTVIAKHRKMRTPTNLYLFSLAVSDLLVLILGMPLETYELWQNYPFPFGEGGCLFKVFLFEMVCFASVLNVTALSVERYVAVVHPLRTRYTVTTRHVQRVITAVWLAALLCALPNTSLHGIYYLELDSGPVPESATCHMLKPLWIYNLVIQVTTISFYFIPMTVISVLYMVIGVRLGQDQRSRGSGGDSGKNGGSEVSWTIHVEGGKRRQITKMLFVVVVVFAICWAPFHIDRLLWSFTTHWTDYMHGVYEYVHILSGVLFYLSSAVNPIIYNMLSSRFRERFRELVCHKGGGATAASRNSSPPISKVLKSASCSTHVSSSGRRSRARDTASTSGWEHEDETTFM; encoded by the exons ATGTCCACCAGCCGCACTGAGGATTTCTTTCTGAACATGTCAGGACTCAACAGCAGTCTTTACAGCAACACCTCGGGGAACGACAGCGTGCCTGACCCTCCGCTGGAGGAGATCATGCTCCAATATCTGGGGCCACGACGGTCGCCCTTCTTCCTCCCGGTGGCCCTCACCTACCTGCTGATCTTCATTGTGGGAGTCGGGGGCAACCTGCTCACCTGCACGGTGATCGCCAAGCACCGCAAGATGCGCACGCCCACCAACCTGTACCTGTTCAGCCTGGCGGTGTCGGACCTACTGGTGCTGATCCTGGGCATGCCGCTGGAGACGTACGAGCTGTGGCAGAACTACCCGTTCCCTTTCGGTGAGGGTGGCTGCCTCTTCAAGGTGTTCCTCTTCGAGATGGTCTGCTTCGCCTCGGTGCTCAACGTGACGGCGCTGAGCGTGGAGCGCTACGTGGCGGTGGTGCATCCGCTGCGCACGCGCTACACCGTCACCACTCGCCATGTCCAGCGCGTCATCACGGCTGTGTGGCTGGCCGCCCTGCTCTGCGCCCTGCCCAATACCTCGCTGCACGGCATCTACTACCTGGAACTGGACAGCGGACCTGTCCCCGAGTCGGCCACCTGCCACATGCTCAAGCCCCTCTGGATCTACAACCTGGTCATCCAGGTGACCACCATCTCGTTCTACTTCATACCCATGACGGTGATCAGTGTGCTGTACATGGTGATCGGCGTGCGGCTGGGCCAGGACCAGAGGTCGCGGGGGAGTGGTGGCGACTCGGGGAAGAATGGCGGCTCTGAGGTCAGCTGGACCATCCAcgtggagggagggaagaggcgGCAGATCACTAAGATGCTCT ttgtagtggtggtggtatTTGCCATTTGCTGGGCCCCCTTCCACATTGACCGGCTTCTGTGGAGCTTCACCACGCACTGGACGGACTACATGCACGGCGTCTACGAGTATGTGCACATCCTGTCGGGCGTGCTCTTCTACCTGAGCTCGGCCGTCAACCCCATCATCTACAACATGCTCTCCAGCCGTTTCCGCGAGCGTTTCCGCGAGCTCGTCTGCCACAAGGGCGGCGGCGCCACAGCGGCCTCACGCAACAGCTCGCCGCCCATCTCCAAGGTCCTCAAGAGTGCGTCCTGCTCCACACACGTGTCCAGCAGTGGACGCCGGAGCCGAGCCCGTGACACGGCCTCCACCAGCGGCTGGGAGCACGAGGACGAGACCACCTTCATGTGA